A single Roseinatronobacter monicus DNA region contains:
- a CDS encoding McrC family protein, with the protein MAGITIYEFCALVSQDSGATESEELREIPPSVFDWLEVQALAASDKGTHAWLRLTQKRGQRAIQVASFVGVIRAPNGYQIEVLPKVGKFTEGGDVQARQLLIEMLRCLGVFRHIQTDSAKLAATRMPLLEVFIEAFLVCVEQIVKRGLRSDYSALQDNMSALRGKLQMAAHLRHNLCRRDRFFAEFDDFSPDRAENRLLHAALRQVLSWTGSQTNQRLARELCFVFADVPISELPSVDLLRVRLDRGMAHYSDALAWARLILQHESPLTGTGRNRSPSLLFPMEAVFEAFVAKHLERQLSPPFRLKQHVKTFSLVRHLEQNWFRLKPDFLVKASGSNCLVLDAKWKLLDIKKKSTGTGKYGLSQADFYQLYAYGQSYLDGHGDIVLVYPKTETFRRALPVFEFPKSNGLYLWVLPFCLHERVLMLPPSGTCERLDNLFRCDVSPSFDPT; encoded by the coding sequence ATGGCTGGTATAACAATCTATGAGTTCTGTGCCCTGGTGTCTCAAGACAGTGGCGCTACGGAATCAGAAGAGTTACGTGAAATTCCTCCCAGCGTATTTGATTGGCTTGAAGTGCAGGCATTGGCCGCTAGCGACAAAGGAACTCACGCTTGGTTGCGGCTAACGCAAAAGCGCGGTCAACGCGCTATCCAGGTTGCCAGCTTTGTTGGGGTCATTCGAGCGCCAAACGGCTATCAGATCGAGGTCTTGCCAAAAGTTGGCAAGTTCACTGAAGGTGGGGATGTTCAGGCTAGGCAGTTGTTGATTGAGATGCTGCGTTGCCTTGGTGTCTTCCGGCACATTCAAACCGACAGCGCTAAGCTAGCTGCCACGCGAATGCCCTTACTTGAGGTTTTTATCGAAGCGTTCCTTGTCTGCGTTGAGCAAATCGTCAAACGCGGCTTGCGCAGTGACTATAGTGCCCTGCAAGATAATATGTCTGCACTACGTGGCAAACTGCAGATGGCAGCACACTTGCGGCATAACCTTTGCCGACGAGATCGCTTCTTTGCCGAGTTCGACGATTTCTCTCCGGATCGTGCGGAAAACCGACTTCTGCATGCTGCCTTACGTCAAGTTCTCTCATGGACTGGATCACAGACGAACCAGCGGCTCGCACGAGAGTTATGCTTTGTGTTCGCGGATGTGCCAATCTCTGAACTGCCGTCGGTCGATTTGCTTCGGGTCCGCCTTGATCGCGGCATGGCTCACTATTCGGACGCCTTAGCCTGGGCAAGGTTGATCCTGCAACACGAGTCGCCTTTGACCGGAACCGGCAGGAACCGATCGCCATCATTGCTATTTCCAATGGAGGCAGTTTTTGAGGCCTTTGTCGCCAAGCATTTAGAACGGCAGCTCTCTCCCCCTTTCCGTCTGAAACAACATGTAAAAACCTTTTCGCTGGTAAGACATCTTGAACAGAACTGGTTCCGTCTGAAGCCAGATTTCCTGGTGAAGGCTTCGGGCTCAAACTGTCTTGTCCTTGATGCGAAATGGAAGCTGCTGGACATCAAGAAGAAGAGCACTGGAACGGGCAAGTATGGGTTGAGCCAGGCAGATTTCTACCAGCTTTATGCTTATGGACAGAGTTATTTGGATGGCCACGGCGACATCGTTCTGGTCTATCCCAAAACAGAAACGTTTCGCCGTGCGCTACCTGTTTTCGAGTTTCCTAAGTCCAATGGGCTATACCTTTGGGTGCTGCCTTTCTGCTTGCATGAGCGAGTGCTAATGCTTCCCCCATCTGGAACTTGCGAGAGGCTAGACAACCTATTTCGCTGTGACGTTTCCCCGAGCTTTGATCCAACGTAG
- a CDS encoding AAA family ATPase, which produces MPEFQQQYTLWDEFLTVWPASRLASMTIDEYTQAGSQDSFTYWIESRLDKMGSIWGGSAFKFGVFSRKSTESKQSDAKLSYSDDYGWYSTLGDTADEAFEKVRGHVVQVAQLASAGDLDAIEAFEHLGEAFKWKIAFHYQNRQSPVLVHIFKRNWLATFLGDTAKSNMAALQNSVIAKRPSDLGILEFSQEVWEAVSKKLIKVWKLSHGVGDFAQSEWESFLEKNLGVMHGETRKGQGRDFQKAEVGSLFYLCHGNEEVVLVGQFTSEAEACEKGDGWLQRHYRVLKKAIKDGKYEGSQKGWTPNYRSTFKLVGIHDLPEFEATLLQPFFDMDLAELAALSGVPIVPNNLGNDQEPSFAAVPAKVLASAPVAACINRIYYGPPGTGKTHTLTQLLKSYYEQEVESISAEEWRNQVIAEKIGALTWWEGLAAALYDLGGKAKVPELAKHRFIQAIADAKSRVSGINQTLWGTLQDHTVLGSTTVNVKQRLGSAIFDKSADSIWRFAGNWDEIGAELRDLVDELKAGPKDDATVQRYSFVTFHQSYGYEEFVEGLRPVLAGDAEEGEVAYEIRPGAFKELCRKARQAPDQRWAMVIDEINRGNISKIFGEMITLIEGDKRDRLDGTPPSVEVTLAYSGEKFSVPANVDIIGTMNTADRSLALLDTALRRRFDFVPLMPDTRAEKVPAELDSAPLAGLVVKTEAGVIDVRLMLERINDRIEALYDRDHCIGHAYFTGLAKVQNEADRFGVLAAIFRNRILPLMEEYFFEDWRKIRLVLADNQKANAADQFIRETADHDQDLSELFGNDHGLDSYATRQRYSLQESAFTQPMAYIGIYQRNS; this is translated from the coding sequence ATGCCCGAATTCCAGCAACAGTACACCCTCTGGGATGAATTCTTGACTGTATGGCCAGCCTCGCGCTTAGCCTCGATGACAATCGACGAATATACTCAAGCTGGTTCGCAAGACAGCTTCACCTATTGGATCGAGTCGCGCTTAGACAAGATGGGCAGTATTTGGGGCGGGTCGGCGTTCAAGTTTGGGGTCTTTTCTCGCAAAAGCACTGAAAGCAAGCAGTCCGATGCCAAACTTAGCTATTCTGACGATTACGGCTGGTATTCAACCCTTGGCGACACAGCCGATGAAGCTTTCGAGAAGGTGCGCGGACATGTTGTGCAAGTCGCGCAGCTGGCATCAGCGGGCGACCTCGACGCTATTGAGGCATTCGAACATCTAGGTGAGGCCTTCAAGTGGAAGATCGCCTTTCACTATCAAAACCGGCAGTCGCCGGTACTGGTGCATATTTTCAAACGCAATTGGCTTGCCACCTTCTTAGGCGACACCGCGAAATCCAATATGGCCGCTTTGCAGAACTCGGTTATTGCTAAACGCCCTTCCGATCTTGGTATTCTGGAGTTTTCGCAAGAAGTTTGGGAAGCGGTAAGCAAAAAACTCATCAAGGTATGGAAGCTTTCGCATGGCGTAGGAGACTTTGCACAAAGCGAGTGGGAGAGTTTCCTCGAAAAAAATCTTGGTGTAATGCACGGCGAAACGAGGAAAGGTCAGGGAAGAGATTTTCAGAAGGCTGAGGTAGGCTCCTTGTTCTATCTGTGCCACGGCAATGAAGAAGTCGTTCTAGTTGGCCAATTTACGTCCGAAGCCGAAGCGTGTGAAAAAGGCGATGGCTGGCTTCAGCGTCACTATCGCGTACTCAAAAAGGCAATCAAGGATGGTAAGTATGAAGGTAGTCAAAAAGGCTGGACGCCAAACTATCGCTCCACTTTCAAACTTGTAGGCATACATGATCTGCCAGAGTTTGAGGCAACCTTGCTTCAACCGTTTTTCGATATGGATTTGGCGGAGTTGGCGGCTCTGTCAGGGGTGCCCATAGTGCCAAACAACTTGGGAAACGATCAAGAACCATCATTTGCGGCCGTTCCGGCAAAAGTTCTGGCCAGCGCACCTGTCGCAGCCTGCATTAATCGCATCTATTACGGACCGCCAGGCACTGGTAAAACCCACACGCTGACACAATTACTAAAGAGCTATTATGAACAAGAAGTTGAGTCGATCTCTGCCGAGGAGTGGCGAAATCAAGTTATCGCCGAAAAAATTGGGGCACTTACTTGGTGGGAAGGTTTGGCAGCCGCGTTGTACGACTTAGGCGGCAAGGCTAAAGTACCAGAGTTGGCCAAGCATCGGTTCATCCAGGCTATCGCGGATGCCAAAAGCCGCGTAAGCGGCATCAACCAGACCCTTTGGGGCACACTTCAAGACCATACAGTACTTGGGTCGACCACGGTCAACGTGAAACAACGGCTCGGCTCTGCTATCTTCGACAAATCAGCAGATTCTATTTGGCGGTTTGCTGGTAATTGGGACGAAATCGGTGCTGAGCTACGTGACCTGGTAGATGAGCTGAAAGCAGGACCAAAAGACGATGCTACTGTTCAGCGCTACAGCTTCGTCACCTTCCACCAATCCTATGGATACGAGGAATTCGTCGAAGGTCTTCGGCCAGTTCTGGCAGGCGACGCCGAAGAAGGCGAAGTAGCCTATGAGATCCGTCCGGGGGCATTCAAGGAACTGTGCCGCAAAGCTCGACAGGCGCCGGATCAACGTTGGGCAATGGTCATTGATGAAATTAACCGAGGTAATATTAGCAAGATATTCGGCGAGATGATCACTTTGATCGAAGGAGACAAGAGGGACCGCCTCGATGGTACCCCCCCGTCGGTCGAAGTTACCTTGGCCTATTCCGGCGAGAAGTTTTCTGTACCCGCCAACGTGGATATCATTGGCACGATGAATACGGCGGATCGATCGCTGGCCCTTCTTGATACGGCTTTGCGCCGTCGCTTCGATTTCGTTCCGCTGATGCCAGACACTCGTGCAGAGAAAGTTCCGGCCGAGCTAGACAGCGCACCCCTCGCAGGGCTGGTAGTCAAGACCGAGGCTGGCGTGATCGACGTGCGCCTGATGCTCGAGCGTATCAACGATCGTATTGAGGCTTTGTACGATCGTGATCATTGCATTGGTCACGCCTATTTTACCGGGCTTGCGAAGGTGCAAAACGAAGCGGATCGCTTCGGGGTGCTGGCAGCGATATTTCGTAATCGCATTTTGCCACTTATGGAGGAGTATTTTTTCGAGGACTGGCGTAAAATTCGACTTGTGTTGGCCGACAATCAGAAAGCCAACGCTGCGGATCAATTCATCCGCGAAACTGCCGACCACGATCAGGATTTGTCTGAGCTGTTCGGCAACGATCATGGCCTTGACAGCTACGCGACACGGCAGCGCTACAGCCTGCAAGAGTCGGCTTTCACACAGCCGATGGCGTATATCGGCATCTACCAACGGAATTCCTGA
- a CDS encoding CDGSH iron-sulfur domain-containing protein — protein MTAPIIAQKSPYPVEVEEGKSYFWCACGKSSKQPFCDGSHKDTSIAPVKYTADASKRVFFCGCKHSSKAPLCDGAHNKL, from the coding sequence ATGACCGCACCTATCATCGCCCAGAAGTCGCCCTATCCCGTGGAAGTAGAAGAGGGCAAATCTTACTTCTGGTGCGCGTGTGGCAAAAGCAGCAAGCAACCGTTCTGCGATGGCAGTCACAAAGACACAAGCATTGCGCCGGTGAAGTACACGGCAGATGCCAGCAAGAGGGTATTCTTCTGTGGCTGTAAGCACAGCAGCAAAGCGCCGCTATGTGATGGTGCGCATAACAAGCTGTGA
- a CDS encoding ISL3 family transposase: MGPETSLFTTALGLQAPWSVTDVRFDAKLKEIHFDVRFKAGSRFACPSCGAPDQPVHDTRSRIWEHLRFFEHKAFIHADVPRVACSQCSKTGQVPVPWARSGSGFSQLFEAFVIALVRQMPVKAVADMLDVGDDRLWRVLDHYVSSARDREDFSAVTALGIDETAARRGHNYITLFHDLLAGRLLFACEGRDAKTVAAFGEDLRAHGGDPDAISAACIDMSRAYISGVAKHLPNADVTFDPFHVIQLANVALEEVRRAEVRSRPELKHSRWMWLKDKKRWTKRQITQHHDLSRMHLKTGRAFRLKEALRDIFAEAESKAEAEERLTAWFQWARRSRLPAFKKLALTLKAHWDGILNGFDSDLSNGAVEAINGLIQAAKARARGYRKTRNLINMSYLIAGNLTHLPASPYRTTSCATGK, from the coding sequence ATGGGTCCCGAGACAAGTTTGTTCACGACAGCTCTTGGCCTGCAGGCTCCGTGGAGTGTCACGGACGTACGTTTTGACGCCAAACTCAAAGAGATCCACTTTGACGTCCGCTTCAAGGCGGGAAGTCGATTTGCTTGTCCCTCCTGTGGCGCGCCCGATCAGCCCGTCCATGACACGCGATCCAGGATCTGGGAACACCTGCGTTTTTTCGAGCACAAGGCTTTCATCCATGCCGATGTGCCACGTGTTGCTTGCAGCCAATGTAGCAAGACCGGACAGGTTCCGGTCCCCTGGGCGCGCAGTGGCAGCGGTTTCAGTCAGTTGTTTGAAGCCTTTGTGATTGCGCTGGTGCGACAGATGCCGGTGAAGGCTGTTGCTGATATGCTTGATGTTGGTGACGATCGCCTCTGGCGGGTTCTTGACCATTACGTGTCGTCAGCGCGAGATCGCGAAGACTTCAGCGCCGTGACCGCCCTTGGGATTGACGAGACAGCTGCGCGCCGCGGGCATAATTACATCACCCTATTTCACGACCTTCTGGCCGGCAGGCTTCTCTTTGCCTGTGAAGGACGTGATGCAAAGACTGTGGCGGCTTTCGGTGAAGATCTGCGCGCCCATGGCGGTGATCCCGATGCCATCTCCGCTGCCTGTATCGATATGAGTAGGGCCTACATTTCTGGCGTCGCAAAGCATCTGCCGAACGCGGATGTTACCTTCGACCCATTCCATGTCATCCAACTGGCCAATGTGGCGCTTGAAGAGGTTCGCCGCGCCGAAGTACGCAGCAGACCTGAGTTGAAACACAGCCGCTGGATGTGGCTCAAGGACAAGAAGAGATGGACGAAGCGGCAGATCACACAGCATCATGATCTATCTCGGATGCACCTGAAAACAGGACGCGCGTTTCGCTTGAAAGAGGCTTTGCGCGACATCTTTGCTGAAGCCGAGTCCAAGGCAGAGGCCGAAGAACGGCTTACCGCCTGGTTTCAATGGGCGCGCCGCAGCAGGCTGCCAGCATTCAAGAAACTCGCTCTGACACTCAAGGCGCACTGGGATGGTATACTTAACGGTTTTGACAGCGATCTGAGCAACGGCGCTGTCGAAGCCATCAACGGCCTCATTCAGGCCGCAAAGGCTCGGGCGCGCGGGTATCGCAAAACCCGCAACCTCATCAACATGTCATACCTCATCGCAGGCAATCTCACCCACTTACCAGCGTCACCCTACCGCACAACATCTTGTGCCACAGGCAAATGA
- a CDS encoding ISL3 family transposase gives MAGCCRNGWPDPPEYACEGRDAKTVAAFGEDLRAHGGDPDAISAACIDMSRAYISGVAKHLPNADVTFDPFHVIQLANVALEEVRRAEVRSRPELKHSRWMWLKDKKRWTKRQITQHHDLSRMHLKTGRAFRLKEALRDIFAEAESKAEAEERLTAWFQWARRSRLPAFKKLALTLKAHWDGILNGFDSDLSNGAVEAINGLIQAAKARARGYRKTRNLINMSYLIAGNLTHLPASPYRTTSCATGK, from the coding sequence GTGGCCGGATGTTGTCGGAATGGGTGGCCGGATCCGCCGGAATACGCCTGTGAAGGACGTGATGCAAAGACTGTGGCGGCTTTCGGTGAAGATCTGCGCGCCCATGGCGGTGATCCCGATGCCATCTCCGCTGCCTGTATCGATATGAGTAGGGCCTACATTTCTGGCGTCGCAAAGCATCTGCCGAACGCGGATGTTACCTTCGACCCATTCCATGTCATCCAACTGGCCAATGTGGCGCTTGAAGAGGTTCGCCGCGCCGAAGTACGCAGCAGACCTGAGTTGAAACACAGCCGCTGGATGTGGCTCAAGGACAAGAAGAGATGGACGAAGCGGCAGATCACACAGCATCATGATCTATCTCGGATGCACCTGAAAACAGGACGCGCGTTTCGCTTGAAAGAGGCTTTGCGCGACATCTTTGCTGAAGCCGAGTCCAAGGCAGAGGCCGAAGAACGGCTTACCGCCTGGTTTCAATGGGCGCGCCGCAGCAGGCTGCCAGCATTCAAGAAACTCGCTCTGACACTCAAGGCGCACTGGGATGGTATACTTAACGGTTTTGACAGCGATCTGAGCAACGGCGCTGTCGAAGCCATCAACGGCCTCATTCAGGCCGCAAAGGCTCGGGCGCGCGGGTATCGCAAAACCCGCAACCTCATCAACATGTCATACCTCATCGCAGGCAATCTCACCCACTTACCAGCGTCACCCTACCGCACAACATCTTGTGCCACAGGCAAATGA
- the istB gene encoding IS21-like element helper ATPase IstB, protein MLDHPTLHHLKALRLDGMAEAFAELQMQDATADLGHAEWLGLLVDREVASRETKRFEARMRTARLRHVGASPEDVDYRARRGLDKALFQSLLTGRWITDKRNLIITGPCGVGKTWLGCALAQAACRDGVTVVYKRMPRLFEELELSHGDGRFPRLFRSITKAQLLILDDWGPDRLTSPQRRDLMEIVEERYGRGSTMITSQLPIKAWHDVIGEPTFADAILDRIVHNAYRLELEGQSMRKTITKMGDETPQD, encoded by the coding sequence ATGCTCGACCATCCAACCCTTCATCACCTTAAAGCCCTCAGGCTGGACGGCATGGCCGAAGCCTTTGCCGAACTGCAGATGCAAGATGCAACTGCCGATCTCGGCCATGCTGAATGGCTTGGCTTGCTCGTTGACCGTGAGGTCGCAAGCCGAGAAACAAAGAGGTTTGAGGCTCGCATGCGGACTGCCAGGCTGCGCCATGTTGGCGCCAGCCCAGAAGATGTTGATTACCGCGCACGCCGTGGCCTCGACAAAGCGCTGTTCCAAAGCCTGCTCACAGGCAGATGGATCACCGACAAGCGTAATCTGATCATCACGGGCCCCTGTGGCGTCGGCAAGACCTGGCTTGGCTGCGCACTGGCCCAGGCAGCCTGTCGTGACGGCGTGACTGTGGTCTACAAACGGATGCCGCGCCTCTTCGAGGAATTGGAGCTGTCCCATGGTGACGGACGCTTCCCCCGCTTGTTCCGCAGCATCACGAAGGCGCAATTGCTGATCTTGGACGACTGGGGACCGGACAGGCTGACATCACCGCAACGCCGCGATCTCATGGAGATCGTCGAAGAGCGTTACGGGCGCGGCTCAACGATGATCACAAGCCAATTACCCATCAAAGCCTGGCATGACGTCATCGGCGAACCCACATTCGCCGATGCCATCCTCGATCGCATCGTTCACAACGCCTACCGTCTCGAACTCGAGGGCCAATCCATGCGCAAGACCATCACCAAAATGGGTGACGAAACCCCTCAGGACTGA
- the istA gene encoding IS21 family transposase gives MKRLPMRKIRDVLRLSAEGLSTRKIGVSLTIGRTTVKAYLDRAAEVDLSWPLPPEMSDTDLERLIYPRTARDIANRATEPNWPCIHRELRRKGVTLMLLWEEYRADHPDGYGYSRFCELYTRWEGKLSPVMRQRHPAGERLFVDYAGHTIDVIDPETGEVRTAQVFVAVLGASNYTFVEATWTQSLPDWIASHVRALDFFGGVTAQIVSDNLKAGVTKACFYDPVINRTYADMAAHYDTAVVPARPYKPKDKAKAEGGVLLAERWILARLRNRQFFSLAELNAAIKPLLDRLNDKVSRHLGASRRQLFEQLDKPALKSLPVASYVYAEWKKCRAGFDYHVAIDKHYYSVPYQLLKKELWARITGRTIEVFHLGQRVASHVRTSSNGKHSTLRDHMPAHHQFRDDWTPERIKARAARVGPNVAIFVEVVMRERKHPEQGYRTCLGVIRLADKFGRDRLDAACRRALEINARSYSSLLSILKNGLESRPRTRATDEPAITHPNIRGADYFH, from the coding sequence ATGAAGAGATTGCCAATGCGGAAGATACGAGATGTTTTGCGGCTATCAGCCGAGGGTCTTTCGACCCGTAAAATTGGTGTCAGCCTGACGATTGGGCGGACAACGGTTAAGGCCTATCTGGATCGCGCTGCCGAGGTTGATCTGAGCTGGCCGCTACCACCAGAGATGTCTGACACCGACCTTGAGCGCCTGATTTACCCACGCACGGCGCGTGATATTGCGAACCGCGCGACCGAGCCTAACTGGCCCTGCATTCACCGCGAGTTGCGCCGCAAGGGCGTGACGTTGATGCTGTTGTGGGAAGAATATCGCGCTGATCATCCTGATGGGTATGGATACTCCCGGTTTTGCGAACTTTACACACGCTGGGAAGGCAAGCTGTCGCCGGTGATGCGACAGCGCCATCCTGCAGGTGAGCGCCTGTTCGTCGATTATGCCGGCCATACGATCGATGTGATTGACCCCGAGACCGGGGAGGTGCGCACGGCACAGGTGTTTGTCGCTGTTCTGGGGGCATCGAACTATACATTTGTCGAGGCGACCTGGACGCAATCCCTACCGGATTGGATCGCAAGCCATGTCCGCGCTTTGGATTTCTTCGGTGGTGTGACCGCCCAGATCGTCTCGGACAATTTGAAGGCAGGGGTCACCAAGGCGTGCTTTTACGACCCCGTAATCAACCGGACTTACGCAGATATGGCCGCGCATTACGACACGGCCGTTGTCCCGGCGAGGCCATATAAGCCCAAAGATAAGGCGAAGGCAGAGGGTGGGGTATTGCTGGCTGAACGCTGGATACTGGCACGGCTGCGCAACCGCCAGTTCTTCAGCCTTGCTGAGTTGAACGCGGCCATCAAGCCGTTGCTTGACAGGCTCAACGACAAGGTCTCTCGCCATCTGGGTGCCAGCCGCAGACAGCTTTTTGAACAGCTGGACAAACCCGCCCTGAAGTCGCTGCCGGTAGCATCGTATGTTTATGCTGAATGGAAGAAGTGCCGCGCCGGGTTCGATTACCACGTCGCGATCGACAAGCATTATTACTCCGTGCCCTATCAGCTGCTGAAGAAAGAGCTGTGGGCGCGGATCACAGGCCGCACCATCGAAGTCTTCCATCTCGGGCAGCGTGTCGCCTCTCATGTCAGGACGTCCAGCAACGGGAAGCACTCTACGCTGCGCGATCACATGCCAGCGCACCACCAATTCCGCGATGACTGGACGCCAGAGCGTATCAAAGCACGTGCGGCTCGCGTTGGGCCAAACGTGGCCATCTTCGTTGAGGTCGTGATGCGCGAGCGCAAGCACCCGGAACAGGGCTATCGCACCTGCCTTGGGGTGATCCGGCTGGCCGACAAGTTTGGCCGCGACCGACTTGATGCGGCCTGTCGCCGTGCGCTCGAAATCAACGCCAGATCCTATTCGTCACTCCTGTCCATTCTCAAGAATGGGCTTGAGAGCAGGCCCCGCACCCGCGCCACGGACGAGCCTGCCATCACCCACCCCAATATCCGTGGCGCCGATTACTTCCATTGA